GAGATGATTGCCCTTATGGGTACATCCGGCTCAGGCAAGTCTACCCTGATGAATATCATTGGGGCCCTGGATTCTCCGACAGCAGGCACCTATAGCCTCGATGGCATGCAAGTGAATCACCTGACAAAGCATCAACTTGCCGACATTCGGAATCAGAAGATTGGCTTTGTCTTCCAGGGCTTCAATCTCCTCCAGCGAACAACTGCATTGGACAATGTTGAACTGCCCCTGCTCTACGACCGCACAGGAAGCGCAGGCGATACCAGGCAAAGGGCAACTGAAGCACTGAAGCAAGTTGGTTTGGGAGAACGACTAGATCATGAACCGAACGAGCTTTCGGGTGGTCAGCAGCAGCGAGTTGCCATCGCGCGCGCACTCGTGACCCGGCCGGCAATCCTTCTCGCTGATGAGCCGACCGGTAACCTTGACACGCGTACCTCGCTTGAAGTGATGGCGCTTTTCCAGGAGCTCAATAAAAAAGGCATTACCATTCTGCTCGTCACCCATGAACCGGAAATCGCCCAATATTGCAAACGCATTGTTGTGCTGCGGGACGGCCACATCCTCAGTGATGAACCGGTGGGCGCACACCGCAGTGCATCAGACGATCTTGTGAACATAGAAGCCATTGAAGCGAGCTAGTCAATCATAAAAGCAAACAGAACCATGAAAAGTACAACGCTCATTAAAGTAGCTTCGCAAAGCATTCTTAAGAATAAAATGCGGACCCTGTTGACGATGCTTGGCATCATTATCGGTGTTGGGGCCGTGCTCGTTATGGTTGCCATTGGTGAAGGTGCACAGTCACAAATCCAGGATCAGATCGACAACCTGGGGACCAATATGATTGTTATAACCCCGGGTTCAAGCACACAGAGCGGTGTTAGCCAGGGTGCACAGAGCTTGAACCGTCTTACCATCGACGACGCAGAAAAACTGAAGCAAGAAAGCCCGTACCTCGCCGCTGTCTCACCGGTAATCACTACCCGTACGCAAGCTATTGGCGGGCAGGGAAACTGGCGTGCAACCATCAACGGCGTCTCATCAGACTATCAGGTAATCCGCGACTGGAACGTCGTTTCTGGCCGATACTTCGACCAGAATGATATACGTGCCTCACGTAAAGTAGCTGTCATTGGCAAGACCGTATCCGACATCCTCTTCTCTGATTCTGATCCCGTCGGACAGCAAATCCAGTTACGCAACGTCCCCTTTGAAATCATCGGGGTACTGGAAGAAAAAGGCCAGACGGCTTCGGGAACAGATCAGGATGATGTGATTCTGGCACCGTACACAACGGTCCAAAACCGGCTTGCTGGACGGCAGTTTATCGGCCAAATTTTAGCCAGCACGTTTTCTCCAGAAGACATAGCTTCAGCGCAGACAGATATCCAGCTGATCATGCGTGAGAGCCACAAACTTGCCGATTGGGAGAGCGATGATTTCACCGTACGCAACCAGACGGACCTGGCAGAGACTGCGCAAGGGACCACAGAAGTAATGACCATGCTCCTGGCTGCCATCGCCTCCATCTCGTTGCTGGTTGGCGGTATCGGCATTATGAATATCATGTTGGTGTCCGTAACTGAAAGAACGCGAGAGATTGGTATTAGAATGGCAATTGGTGCGCGAGACAGCGACGTCTTGACTCAATTTCTGGTAGAAAGCATCGTTATGAGCGTGATCGGAGGTCTTATAGGCGTTGGGATTGGCTTTGGCAGTGCTGCACTACTGGGTTATGTTGTGGGATGGGCCACTGTTGTATCGTCTGAGACCGTTTTACTCGCATTGGTTTTTTCAGCCGGCGTTGGTGTTTTCTTTGGCTTCTATCCAGCCCGGAAAGCTGCTGCCCTCAACCCGATTGAAGCCTTACGCTATCAATGAGAAATATATAAGCCGGGCATGTGAATTTGATTTATCGCGTAAAGCGAAGAGCGCATAGTCAAAAACAGTTCATACACATGACATCCACACTTATCAAATGGAACCTGGCGTTCTGCGCGTCTTCAAAGTTCCAACTTCTTTCTTGTTGATATTTGCTTCATGGCGATAGCATTACCATTTAATACGCCGCGCTAATTTTCATTTACAAACCAGCCTGCCTTCCTCCGTGCAATACCATGTTAATCGATATATTTTACTGGCAATAATCTTCGTTCTCCATGCCTGCTCCTCCACCCAAAAGAGACGTTGACGGCCTCATGATGCCCTTCGAGCTAGAGGTATTAGTTCAAGACAATCCTGTTTCAGTTCTAACCTGTTCAGATATAAAGCTCAACGAAGCGCTTTAACCAGGCCTCTTCGGATTCCCAATGAATTTACCGGACTCAGGTATAAAATAAGCTATTTTATACCCGGTTTAACGCCAACAACAGACAACCAAGCCTTTCTCCTTTTCACCTGGCTCGTTCCTGGGGCAGGCAGATATAATCTGGCAACCACCAGGATGTATCTAAAAAACCAGGTTCTGCTACGTTCTCATGAGCGCTTATCAGGTAAACCTTCACATCAAGTATTTGGAAAAGGCCAAGCGTACCTGGTAGTGTTATTCATCGATAAGCTCCAGTATGGGCACCGTGATGGTCGCCTGAAAGTCACCGAGTTGTTTGTCACCAATGATCGATTGAAAAAATGTGCTGGTGAACATGTCGGCAAAGTACCCGGCTCCTGGATAATACACGAGGATCACTTTATCGAACGTATGCTCGTTGGACAGCGGTTCAGCGTTACCGATATGTATGGGTCCATAGCTCAACTCAGCCATCAATCCATTCATCTCATTTGCGTATTGTGCATCTTGCGACTGCTGAGTTGCCGTACCGTCTTTGTTGATATTCACGACGACTACAGCGTCTTTGCCTAAGTGATCACTCTCGGCGCGTAGCCTTGCAATCATTTCCATGCCATCCCGTAAATCTTCCGGTAATTCTTCTGAAGTCAGGCCATCGACATCACTGGCCGTCGTTTCTAGCCTGGGATCGTCCATCGGTGTGAACGGATAGGGTGATTCTTTGAGTGTTACTTTATGCCAGATCTTTTTTGCCAATAGCGTTTGTGGAAACAACAGATTTAGCATCGCCGGCCGGCGCATGCCCATTTCATAATGCTCAGCAAAGGAGTCAAGTACTTCGCCATGTGCCTGCTCTCCCCGCTCTTCCTCAAATGCCGCTCTAGATGGATACTGCGTAAACACTACGCCAGACCATTCTTTAGGACCTATTTGATCTGAGTGCTTGTTGTTTAACACCTTTCCTGCGTATATCCATTTCCCCTGTTTCGTTACTGAATGCAAGCTTCTCAGTTGGGTGATTAGGTCGTCGCCCTCCTCCAAAAGAACGAATGTCAAGACATGAAATGATTCACCATCATAGAAGACGGACTGGCGGTCTTGAACAACCTCTTGCCTAACGGACTGAAAACGTAAATGCTGCACTAGTACAGCGGTTAGCACAACGATAAAAAACAGTAATCCTGCAGAATAAAGAACTTTCCTTTTCATTTGACCTGGGTTAACGCGATGGAATTTTCGACACATATGTGCCTTTCAGCACAGTGCCGCTGATCGACATCGCATATATACAATTCAGGTCAAAAGCGAGTTGTCAGAGAATACGTCAAATGGACAAGATGGGAGATAGAATGGACACACCGATGCATCTAAATCTAACACTGTAGCCAATCCTTTGAATTTTTCCCTTAAAAGGCTGCTTGAAGCAACAGTCGCTCTACACAGTACCGCGGGCCGGTATTCTCGCCGGCCTACCAGGACCCACTAGAGAACCCTGACTCATTCCCTGCCCCTACTTTTATGTTGCCTCGCCGTCTCCTTAGACTCAACCCGAGCGTGGTCAACACGAGTATTCAATCGGCAAGCTTAATTCCTTTACCTCCCCTTTACTTTTTACATTTTCTCATGTAAATACGAAGTAGAAGCAGCCCCCCTGCAATGGTCCGATCCATTGCTGCCCCCGCCAGCCCACCCGTTGTACTTTATGGAAACCTTTGCTTTCATCCTCATCGGCGTCTTTAGCGTTTTACTGATCGTGTTCTTTGTCATGATGTGGTACGTGTTAAAAAGCCGGCTCGCATCTTATCAAACCGGGGCCAGGTTAGCAGAAACAATGGGCTTAACACCCGTGAGCGAAGCAAGAAGACCATCGCTGGCGTGGTTTGAAGGCACCTACAAAAACAAACCTTTTGCGTTGAGAATTATTGGCAAGGAAGCCGGCAGAGGCCTGCAAAACCGCCGTAGCTATATAACAGTACTTCGTTTAGCACTGGCTGTTGATACCAAAAACCCACCGGGGTTTAAGGCTAAATACCACAAAAAAGACGGCGCCATCAGTGTGTATGATGTACAACAAGCACTCAAAAACGAAGAGGGGTTATCCGAAGGTGCAAGTACGGCCTTTTGGGATTTTGTTCACAAGGGATATACCCCTGGATTTCACGACGGTGACTTGCGATTCAGTCCGGGTACCAGAGCCCTTGTGTTCGGAGAACGAAATGCGCTGGACAATGAGTTTCTCTTTGGCAAAACCGTATTAGCAGACGCCCCCGTTGTGCTCGTCCACGACCACATACGCCCCAATCGATCTGCCGAAGAAGTACAGGTACTGCTTGATGAAATGCTCGATGTAGCCGAAGTGCTGGAAGCGGAATTTTGAATCCCAGGCCATAGCCCGCTGGAAAAAAAGGAGGGTCTTGTCTAGGTTGAGCGCATTACTAGCGAAGCACAAGATCCTTTTTTTATCGGACGGCAATCCGTGCTGACTAAAGGACCTGACACTCCACAAAACATAAAGGGCACAAAGACCATAATTCTTTGTGCCTCAACGACCTACAAAACCGATAAAAATGTAAAATGTACCTAGGGCGGGACTTACTGGATCTATACCTAATCAAGTTGAGCACATGGCTAAGCACAGGCTTATCCTCCCGCAATCAGACAGAAAAACGACTGCCACCTTTAAGGTAACAGTCGCCATAAATCGTACCGAGGGCGGGTATGCTCGCCAGTCTACTGGGATCCACTGGCGTCTACTGTGTGCCCGTTTTCAGAAATTATTGAGGGGTTTGAGCCCTCTCTAAGGTACTGAAGTCAACGGGGATCCACTGGGGACTCAGACACATTACCTGAAACCCATAACTTACAAACTGAACCGCTCAAGGGAATGAAGAAGATCAGAACGCAAACAGCCACGATGATCCAATTCTGATGCATATAACCGTTTCCTTGAGGCTTTTACTGATTTCCTTGAGCATTTATTTTGAAGTAGTCTGTGCTGGCTTTAGGCTAAGTAACCGCCATTAATCATCCAGAAGCATCATAACCGCATCGACTGCAGCCATTGTGTCTTCAGGTTCAGGTCTTGTTTTCCCAAGCACACGGAGCCCTGTCATGGTGACATAGATGACGCGTGCGAGGGTTAACAGATCTTTATCTCTAGAAATCTGGCCGGCTTCTACACCCTTCTGCAAGAAATCGTGCAAGATTGATTCCATGGCTTCTTTATGGGCCGCAACTTCCTGCTTCAGCTTATCATCAAGCGGCAATAACTCAGTCGACGTGTTAACGATGAAACACCCTTTGCAGGCAGGATCCTCAAAATCATCGGACACAAGGTGCTTAAAGGCCATGCGTAAGCCGCTTCGAACGTCGTCCTGGGTACGTAAAAATTCCACCAGCCCCGCTCTGTTGGAGCGGCAGTATAGTTCGAACGCACTGTAGTAGAGCTGCTTTTTCCCGCCGTAGGTATCGTAAAGACTGGAACGGCTGATACCCAGGTGATCCACTAGGTCCTGCACCGAAGTATGGTAATACCCCCGTTCCCAAAAAAGCAGCATGGCTTTTTCGAGGACTTCTTTCTGGTCGAATAATCTCGCTTTCGGCATGGCAACGGTGCCCGCTTATCGATAACAACAAACACTTCCTTCTCTTCCTTCTCTTCCTCTCCCCTGCTCTCGTCGTCAAAAAACTAATTTAAACCTATTAAGGTGGGTTGCACACCAAACTTGTAATTTTTCAAAAGGTTCGAGGCACTGCATGCTGACAGGCATTCAGTCTCCAATTACAAATTCCACAGGGATGCGTTGTCCTTCCTTTTCATACCGCAGGCTGCCGGCTTTGTGGTCAAACAAGCCATTGAGATTGTTGCCGGCCGGGTCTTCGAGTCTGGCGTTTACTTGAAGCATATAGGTCCCCTTTTCCCAAGGATCTGCCGGCGTAAACATCCAGGCCGTCTCCTCGGCATTAATCCTCACCTTACCCTGCAAAGAAGTTCCTTCGGCAGTCGTCAGCGCTATGCTGCTGTGTAGGGAAAGGTGATCAACCACATCAGGAAAGTGTACGATGACGGCAGAACGGGTCTCGGCTTGGGGTATTTCCAGCGTCCAGAGATCTACCGCAGGAGCCACCCGGTCTTCCCCTACTACATGGATGGTTTTGTGAAAGGTGCTCGCCATCTCTACACCATGCACATCTAATAATCCCTCAACCTGTAGTGTGTACGAGCGGCCGGCACGAAGTGCGCGCCCATAGCGGTCATGCGCCTCCAGTCCTGTTTTTACCCGGGCTGGATCGAACAGGAGCGTAAGCTGGGTCTGATCAGCGTTCCAAAGCTCGTACACATTGTTAAAAATAGCGTCGACTATCTCCCTGCCGTCTTCGTCGATGATACTGATTTGCTCCAGATTCCCGGTCGTTTTCATCGGCTGCGAAAACTGGATATACATCCGCAGCAGGTTTTCGGGTAGCGTATCGCGGGAAGGGTAAACATGCGTTACTGCGGGCGGTGTGCCAGTTGTAGTAGCGCCTTCAATGAGGTGCTCGAAGGAAGCATTTTCGATAGTTAAGAGGTACGACGTATGGCTATCCAACGGGAAAAGCGGCGCATAAGCAAGGCCACCTCCGGGTACGGAAACCAGTTGTCCAGCAACAGCGGGTTCGTTGGGTGCCTGCAACGCTTCATCCCATACATACAACTTCACCCCACCATTGTCCGCGATATTAGAAGGCGTCCAATACTCCAAATGCACCACGCCATCCTCGACGCGGATCTGCACGTCGCTACTTGTCGGTTGACAGGCCCCAAGCCACATCAACACCCATACCCAAATAATTGATAGCGCTGATCTCATCGTGTTACTTCGATTAACTGTGATATGGAGGCGCCCTGGATGGAAGCACTTCAACTGCCGTCCATCCGGGGCATCCAATACCTGCTACCGATTCATTTCACCTGATGTCAATTGAGGATATCCTTCCAGAGGTTTGACCATGTCATGGAATTGTTTTGTCCCCGCCTGTGCTTCAGGGTAGGCGTAGTCGGGGAAATCATACTCGCTGATAAAATCGCTCAACCGGAAATACGCCCCTTTAAGCTGCGAGATAAGGTCAGCACCACCTGTATCGATGTTTCTGCGGAGTACCGACAGCATCATCTGATTCTGGTTATCGATGTGCATGACGGAGGAGGTCGGTACCGGGAAAATTGCTACGCCGGCTGGCCCCATCGTTGTCCCTTGCAACCCATCGCCTGCATTCGCTGCAGCCAAATCTTTCATCGAAATCAAGCTTCCGCTACGCTGCTTGTGCGTAATCAATACTTTCTTGTCGAAGCTGCCATCGGGCTCCTGGGTCATAAACGAAATCATGTCGCTCGGCGCATTGCCAAAACCCAGTTCGGCAATCGTTTTCCCTTTTACATCGTTACCTGCGCTAACATCTGAAACAGGAATCGTTACAAGCGGCGTGCACGTGTAACTGGCAAGCAGCATGGGAACGCCATCTACCTCGTCGAACAGCATCGTTCGGATCGGTGCGCGCGTTTCGTTCTGTGTATGCACAGCATGGTAAATCTCGATGCTTCCAACTGCGCTTTGCGACCCATCAAACGGGTAAGGGATTTTGCGCAACGTAGACGCAAATTCTCCGTTGGTGAGGCCGGCAACGTAGAGATGCCCCTGGTGATAATCGAGGTCTGTAATGTTCAGAGTGCTCGCCGGCTTCTCTCCCCAAAACACAACGTCATCAGAGGCCGGATTTGCAAGCACTACCGTCTGATGGTCTGTATCCGTGAGATCTAAAAAACGGATCTCCCCAGAAGCAGGACTCACAATTGCAATGACCGATTCAGCACCGGGCTGGAGGCCGCGCTGCACAGCTACGTACGCTTCCTGACTCACCGGATGAATTTTCATGTCGTTGATCAAGATATCCGTCACATTGAGCCCTAACATGCTGGCAATCTTACGATCCAGTCCAGGCATGTTAAACGGTACGGGGTCTTCAAGCGCAACGCCTTCCGTAGCAATGGCATGCACCGTCGCGGCTTTACTGTCGCCGACAAAAAGCACCTGTTCAGGCCCAAACGCCAGCACGGTTGCGCCTGGCAGGGAAACATTACTCAAATTGACT
The window above is part of the Bacteroidota bacterium genome. Proteins encoded here:
- a CDS encoding ABC transporter permease encodes the protein MKSTTLIKVASQSILKNKMRTLLTMLGIIIGVGAVLVMVAIGEGAQSQIQDQIDNLGTNMIVITPGSSTQSGVSQGAQSLNRLTIDDAEKLKQESPYLAAVSPVITTRTQAIGGQGNWRATINGVSSDYQVIRDWNVVSGRYFDQNDIRASRKVAVIGKTVSDILFSDSDPVGQQIQLRNVPFEIIGVLEEKGQTASGTDQDDVILAPYTTVQNRLAGRQFIGQILASTFSPEDIASAQTDIQLIMRESHKLADWESDDFTVRNQTDLAETAQGTTEVMTMLLAAIASISLLVGGIGIMNIMLVSVTERTREIGIRMAIGARDSDVLTQFLVESIVMSVIGGLIGVGIGFGSAALLGYVVGWATVVSSETVLLALVFSAGVGVFFGFYPARKAAALNPIEALRYQ
- a CDS encoding ABC transporter ATP-binding protein, translated to MDNTVIQTNNITKVYQMGRTEVRALSGIDLTVERGEMIALMGTSGSGKSTLMNIIGALDSPTAGTYSLDGMQVNHLTKHQLADIRNQKIGFVFQGFNLLQRTTALDNVELPLLYDRTGSAGDTRQRATEALKQVGLGERLDHEPNELSGGQQQRVAIARALVTRPAILLADEPTGNLDTRTSLEVMALFQELNKKGITILLVTHEPEIAQYCKRIVVLRDGHILSDEPVGAHRSASDDLVNIEAIEAS
- a CDS encoding TetR/AcrR family transcriptional regulator produces the protein MPKARLFDQKEVLEKAMLLFWERGYYHTSVQDLVDHLGISRSSLYDTYGGKKQLYYSAFELYCRSNRAGLVEFLRTQDDVRSGLRMAFKHLVSDDFEDPACKGCFIVNTSTELLPLDDKLKQEVAAHKEAMESILHDFLQKGVEAGQISRDKDLLTLARVIYVTMTGLRVLGKTRPEPEDTMAAVDAVMMLLDD